A genomic window from Zonotrichia leucophrys gambelii isolate GWCS_2022_RI chromosome 25, RI_Zleu_2.0, whole genome shotgun sequence includes:
- the TOMM40L gene encoding mitochondrial import receptor subunit TOM40B isoform X1 translates to MGNAEGRAPRRAQPRGNPGSFDELHRLCKEVFPPQMEGVKLIVTKTLSSHFQVTHTVHMSTLGPSGYRFNATFVGDRQLGPTEVFPMLLGDMDSSGSLNAQALHLLGDHLRAKAVFQTHQAKFVTWQFDGEYRGEDCTATLTLGNPDLLGGSVIVVAHFLQSVTARLVLGGELVYHRRPGEEGAILTLAGKYSAPNWVTTLNVGYGGAHASYYHRANEQVQVGVELEANTRLQESTFTFGYQLTLPGANAVFRGLLDSNWSVGGVLEKKLPPLPVTLALGAFLNHCRSRFHCGFTVTVG, encoded by the exons ATGGGCAACGCCGAGGGCCGGGCCCCGCGCCGGGCCCAGCCCCGCGGCAACCCCGGCAGCTTCGATGAGCTGCACCGGCTCTGCAAAG AGGTGTTCCCGCCGCAGATGGAGGGGGTGAAGCTGATCGTCACCAAGACCCTGAGCAGCCACttccag gtgACACACACGGTGCACATGAGCACCCTGGGCCCCTCCGGGTACCGCTTCAACGCCACCTTCGTGGGGGACCGCCAGCTGGGGCCCACCGAG gtgttccCCATGCTGCTTGGGGACATGGACAGCAGTGGCAGCCTCAATGCCCAGGCCCTGCACCTGCTGGGCGACCACCTCCGTGCCAAGGCCGTGTTCCAG acacACCAGGCCAAGTTTGTGACGTGGCAGTTCGACGGTGAGTACCGGGGCGAGGACTGCACGGCCACGCTGACCCTGGGCAACCCCGACCTGCTGGGCGGCTCCG TGATCGTGGTGGCACATTTCCTGCAGAGCGTCACCGCCCGCCTGGTGCTGGGCGGGGAGCTCGTGTACCACCGACGGCCCGGGGAGGAGGGAGCCATCCTCACCCTGGCCGGGAAATACTCGG CCCCGAACTGGGTGACAACGCTCAACGTGGGCTATGGAGGAGCCCACGCCAGCTACTACCACCGGGCCAACGAGCAG gtgCAGGTGGGTGTGGAGCTGGAGGCCAACACCCGTTTGCAGGAGAGCACCTTCACCTTCGGCTACCAGCTCACCCTGCCCGGGGCCAACGCCGTCTTCAGAG ggcTCCTGGACAGCAACTGGAGCGTGGGGGGGGTGCTGGAGAAGAagctgccgccgctgccggtGACGCTGGCGCTGGGAGCGTTCCTGAACCACTGCAGGAGCCGCTTCCACTGCGGCTTCACCGTCACCGTGGGATGA
- the NR1I3 gene encoding nuclear receptor subfamily 1 group I member 3, producing the protein MEGTLGDRQGHAGTAGDMEGHDVPSLRGDNSLSPTSPGDTDSGESLQSPPGTAQDPPGDTEADGDKVCAVCGDRANGYHFHVMSCEGCKGFFRRSILKGVRFSCPLARRCPVTKAKRRQCQACRLQKCLDVGMRRDMIMSEEALRRRRELRGQRGQPGGQRGHEGQRGQEGLTAEQQELIALLIGAHQRTFDSSFSQFMHCWPAVRLLVPSPPGGAVAAGVSLSLSPREEALPDVLSLLPQFADLSTFMIQQVIKFAKEIPAFRSLPMEAQISLLKGATLGICQIRFNTVFNPRTKAWECGQRCYTIRDGALAGFQQVYLEPLLKFHESLRRLRLHEAEYALLQAMLLFSPDHAGIAQREAIDQFQEKVALTLKSYIDHQHPPEEGRFLYAKLLLLLTELQTLKVENTRQILHIQDLSAMTPLLSEIIS; encoded by the exons ATGGAGGGGACACTCGGAGACCGCCAGGGACACGCGGGGACCGccggggacatggagggacacgATGTCCCCTCACTGCGAGGGGACAATTCCCTGTCACCGACATCACCGGGGGACACCGACTCAG gcgagtccctgcagagcccccccGGCACAGCCCAGGACCCCCCTGGGGACACGGAGGCCGACGGTGACAAAGTGTGCGCCGTGTGCGGGGACAGGGCCAACGGGTACCACTTCCACGTGATGAGCTGCGAGGGCTGCAAGGGCTTCTTCAG GCGCTCCATCCTCAAGGGTGTCCGTTTCTCGTGTCCCCTGGCGCGGCGCTGTCCTGTCACCAAGGCCAAGCGGCGACAGTGCCAGGCCTGCCGCCTGCAGAAGTGCCTGGACGTGGGCATGAGGAGGGACA TGATCATGTCGGAGGAggcgctgcggcggcggcgggagctgcggggacagcggggacagcccgggggacagcggggacacgagggacagcggggacaggaGGGACTGACGGccgagcagcaggagctgatcgCGCTGCTCATCGGCGCCCACCAGCGAACCTTCGACTCCAGCTTCTCGCAGTTCATGCACTGCTGG cCCGCCGTGCGCCTGCTGGTGCCGAGCCCCCCTGGCGGGGCTGTCGCGGCGGGGGTGTCGCTGTCGCTGTCGCCGCGGGAGGAGGCGCTGCCGGACGTGCTGTCGCTGCTGCCGCAGTTCGCGGACCTGAGCACGTTCATGATCCAGCAGGTGATCAAGTTCGCCAAGGAGATCCCGGCGTTCAG GAGCTTGCCAATGGAGGCGCAGATCTCGCTGCTCAAAGGGGCCACGCTGGGCATCTGCCAGATCCGCTTCAACACCGTGTTCAACCCGCGAACCAAGGCCTGGGAGTGCGGGCAGCGCTGCTACACCATCCGCGACGGGGCCCTGG CCGGGTTCCAGCAGGTGTACCTGGAGCCGCTGCTCAAGTTCCACGAGAGCCTGCGGCGCCTGCGGCTGCACGAGGCCGAGTACGCGCTGCTCCAGGCCATGCTGCTCTTCTCACCAG ACCACGCTGGCATCGCCCAGCGCGAGGCCATCGACCAGTTCCAGGAGAAGGTGGCGCTGACCCTCAAGAGCTACATCGACCACCAGCACCCCCCCGAGGAGGGCAG gttcCTGTAcgccaagctgctgctgctgctgacgGAGCTGCAGACGCTGAAGGTGGAGAACACGCGGCAGATCCTGCACATCCAGGACCTGTCGGCCATGACGCCGCTGCTCTCCGAGATCATCAGCTGA
- the MPZ gene encoding myelin protein P0: MSPRATRRLLLVAGLVAALGVSPVSPIHVYTQREVHGTVGSSVTLSCSFWSSEWISEDISITWHFQADGSRDSISIFHFAKGQPYIDDVGTFKERMEWAGNPRRRDGSIVIHGLEPSDNGTFTCDVKNPPDIVGKSSQVTLYVLERVPPRYGVVLGSVIAGALLVVAALVALGYGGRYCWRRRQAALQRRLSAMEKGKLQRSGKEGSKRSRQAPVLYAMLDHGRSAKKSKGGAGKDRK; encoded by the exons ATGTCCCCGAGGGCCacccgccgcctcctcctcgTGGCCGGGCTCGTGGCAGCGCTGG GGGTGTCGCCGGTGTCCCCAATCCACGTGTACACGCAGCGCGAGGTCCACGGCACCGTGGGCTccagtgtcaccctgtcctGCAGCTTCTGGTCCAGCGAGTGGATCTCGGAGGACATCTCCATCACCTGGCACTTCCAGGCCGATGGCTCCCGCGACAGCATCTCC ATCTTCCACTTCGCCAAGGGCCAGCCCTACATCGACGACGTGGGGACGTTCAAGGAGCGCATGGAGTGGGCGGGGAACCCGCGGCGCCGCGACGGCTCCATCGTCATCCACGGGCTGGAGCCGAGCGACAACGGCACCTTCACGTGCGACGTCAAGAACCCGCCCGACATCGTGGGCAAATCCTCGCAGGTCACGCTCTACGTGCTGGAGAGAG tgcCGCCCCGTTACGGTGTCGTGCTGGGCTCCGTTATCGCCGGGGCGCTGCTCGTGGTGGCCGCGCTGGTGGCGCTGGGTTACGGCGGCCGCTACTGCTGGCGGCGGCGCCAGGCGGCTCTGCAGCGGCGGCTCAG CGCCATGGAGAAGGGGAAGCTGCAGCGCTCGGGCAAGGAGGGCTCCAAGCGCAGCCGGCAG GCCCCCGTGCTCTACGCCATGCTGGACCACGGCCGCAGCGCCAAGAAAAGCAAGGGCGGCGCTGGCAAGGATAGGAAATAG
- the TOMM40L gene encoding mitochondrial import receptor subunit TOM40B isoform X2, protein MEGVKLIVTKTLSSHFQVTHTVHMSTLGPSGYRFNATFVGDRQLGPTEVFPMLLGDMDSSGSLNAQALHLLGDHLRAKAVFQTHQAKFVTWQFDGEYRGEDCTATLTLGNPDLLGGSVIVVAHFLQSVTARLVLGGELVYHRRPGEEGAILTLAGKYSAPNWVTTLNVGYGGAHASYYHRANEQVQVGVELEANTRLQESTFTFGYQLTLPGANAVFRGLLDSNWSVGGVLEKKLPPLPVTLALGAFLNHCRSRFHCGFTVTVG, encoded by the exons ATGGAGGGGGTGAAGCTGATCGTCACCAAGACCCTGAGCAGCCACttccag gtgACACACACGGTGCACATGAGCACCCTGGGCCCCTCCGGGTACCGCTTCAACGCCACCTTCGTGGGGGACCGCCAGCTGGGGCCCACCGAG gtgttccCCATGCTGCTTGGGGACATGGACAGCAGTGGCAGCCTCAATGCCCAGGCCCTGCACCTGCTGGGCGACCACCTCCGTGCCAAGGCCGTGTTCCAG acacACCAGGCCAAGTTTGTGACGTGGCAGTTCGACGGTGAGTACCGGGGCGAGGACTGCACGGCCACGCTGACCCTGGGCAACCCCGACCTGCTGGGCGGCTCCG TGATCGTGGTGGCACATTTCCTGCAGAGCGTCACCGCCCGCCTGGTGCTGGGCGGGGAGCTCGTGTACCACCGACGGCCCGGGGAGGAGGGAGCCATCCTCACCCTGGCCGGGAAATACTCGG CCCCGAACTGGGTGACAACGCTCAACGTGGGCTATGGAGGAGCCCACGCCAGCTACTACCACCGGGCCAACGAGCAG gtgCAGGTGGGTGTGGAGCTGGAGGCCAACACCCGTTTGCAGGAGAGCACCTTCACCTTCGGCTACCAGCTCACCCTGCCCGGGGCCAACGCCGTCTTCAGAG ggcTCCTGGACAGCAACTGGAGCGTGGGGGGGGTGCTGGAGAAGAagctgccgccgctgccggtGACGCTGGCGCTGGGAGCGTTCCTGAACCACTGCAGGAGCCGCTTCCACTGCGGCTTCACCGTCACCGTGGGATGA
- the UFC1 gene encoding ubiquitin-fold modifier-conjugating enzyme 1: MADAAARRAVAELPLLRAPAGPRDREGWAERLREEYRALIQYVENNKRADTDWFRLESNPEGTRWSGRCWYIHELLKYEFNIEFEIPVTYPGTAPEIAIPELDGKTAKMYRGGKICLSDHFKPLWARNVPKFGLAHLMALGLGPWLAVEIPDLISKGLIQHKEK, from the exons ATGGCGGacgcggcggcgcggcgggcggtGGCGGAGCTGCCGCTGCTGCGGGCACCGGCGGGACCGCGGGACCGCGAGGGCTGGGCCGAGCGGCTGCGAGAGGAATACCGGGCGCTCATCCAG TACGTGGAGAACAACAAACGGGCTGACACCGATTGGTTCCGTCTGGAGTCCAACCCCGAGGGCACCCG gtggtCGGGCAGGTGCTGGTACATCCATGAGCTGCTCAAGTACGAGTTCAACATCGAGTTCGAG ATCCCGGTGACGTACCCGGGCACCGCCCCCGAAATCGCCATCCCCGAGCTGGACGGGAAAACAGCCAAGATGTACCG CGGGGGTAAGATCTGCCTCAGTGACCACTTCAAGCCCCTGTGGGCCAGGAACGTGCCCAAGTTCGGGCTGGCACACCTGATGGCACTGGGG ctgggTCCCTGGCTGGCCGTGGAGATCCCGGACCTGATCTCCAAAGGCCTCATCCAGCACAAGGAGAAGTGA
- the SDHC gene encoding succinate dehydrogenase cytochrome b560 subunit, mitochondrial, with amino-acid sequence MAALALRGLGRRCLLARLGPGPTLHQAVPMGTTAREEMRRFWERNERSGRPLSPHVSIYKWSLPMAMSITHRGTGVALSLGVSLFSVAALLLPEQFPHYLAQVRALSLGPALVCSAKFLLALPLSYHTWNGVRHLAWDLGKGLKLPQVTQSGLLVLALTVLSSAALAAL; translated from the exons ATGGCGGCGCTGGCTCTGAG gGGTTTGGGGCGGCGCTGCCTCCTGGCCCGGCTGGGGCCCGGCCCCACCCTGCACCA GGCCGTCCCCATGGGCACCACGGCCCGGGAGGAGATGAGGAGGTTCTGGGAGAGGAACGAGCGCTCGGGGCGGCCGCTGTCCCCCCATGTCAGCATCTACAA GTGGTCGCTGCCCATGGCCATGTCCATCACCCACCGTGGCACCGGCGTCGCCCTCAGCCTcg gtgtgtccctgttcTCGGTGGCCgcgctgctgctccctgagcagtTCCCCCATTACCTGGCCCAGGTGCGGGCTCTCAGCCTGGGCCCCGCCCTCGTGTGCTCGGCCAAgttcctgctggccctgcccctgAGCTACCACACCTGGAACGGCGTCCGCCACCTG GCCTGGGACCTGGGCAAGGGGCTGAAGCTGCCGCAGGTGACGCAGTCGGGGCTGTTGGTGCTGGCCCTGACCGTGCTGTCCTCGGCCGCGCTGGCGGCGCTGTGA